The Sabethes cyaneus chromosome 1, idSabCyanKW18_F2, whole genome shotgun sequence DNA segment ttaatttaattttccattgtgatatccatgtgcattatttaaacttgtcacaaccaaagttttcactgtacaataggaggtgcttgatgcgCTAAAAGGAAACAAATCATTAGAATaccatattaggcttacctggcCGTCTGGCTCAGCCGTCTTCCCAAAATCGCAGCTTTGAAAttaggcagccgggaaccacccagcatcgtatctcctagcttagctactcaatagagcattaccgggtatggccgcgtggaggggcgctaggtaggggctttgCTGTTCGCTTTGATGATTTAGTCACGAATCCCCATGTTCACGTGGGCGCGCATCACTTCACGCGCATCGATTCGCTGAatcttacagcctctcccagttgaaccagatttgaacatacgagaattggcttgttagaccagtgtcgtaccgAGAGACCAATGCGCTGACATTATTCATCAAACCGGCCGCGACCATGTCCTGTGCTTATCAACGACCTCCGCATTTTACCCCTTTCGTTCTCGTAGATTGAACCATTTCTGCAGCTCTATTTTTGAATATGAAACATCTGTTGTTCGATCAAAGCAGTGTCCTCAAAACAAAGCCGCCAATTTTATTTCCAAGTTCACGAACGTTTTGGTAATTTATCTTTGATCCAATAGTCGTGGTAGCTTCAGGAAGACTTCACTCACTGAAAACTTAAAGCAGGACAGGTTTCAGTGGTGGTATTGGCATAATGAAGTTATATTTACCGGAAAAGGTGTCTAAGAAACCTTGGTCGAAGATTGGACTACTGTAAGAAGTTTGTGCGCTTACATCATGTATGTGTTTGCGTGTTTCGGTATTCCGAAGAGATGTGACCTGCTGATATATTGAAATCTATCGCAATTTAAGCCTTCAAATATTAGATTTTCTTAGATTAGagctattttttgttttcaaatatattgatctattgttttttttttcagttggaCCTTTCTAACTGCGGTCTGCAGCATCTCCGACTGGACGAAACAATACCGGAACATGACGATAGTTCCGACATTGCCCACATCGATGTTTTCCCTAAGTTACGTACGGTTCGACTGGAGGGCAACCCGTGGCACTGCGATTGCCAAATGTACGGGTCAGTGGAGTCCATCCGACACATTCTACAGGACGAGTTTTACACGGCTGGAGCGGAAGAGGCCCGTTGCGAGACCCCATCCGACTTGACAGCCCTGCCAATAACGGAGCTAGGCGAAAAATCACTCTGTCGGGCTCCGTCGAAAAAAGTTCCTAAAATACCGATATACGAGCCGCCACCATTCCTACGGCCACGTTCGATTGTGCTTTCTATCCTCTCGGTGGGAGTGGTACTGCTGATCGGGGCCATCATCGGGTTTATCATCGTTTGCATTAAGCGTAAGCTGAAGAACAGCGAGTTCGGATTCACCACTTCGCCCGTAAGGTACACGACAGTGCGGAACAGCACCACGTCGGCAATTTTGCAACAAGCTTGAGTTAAATATTATGAGTCGTTAGATTTTTGTCCAACAATTTGTTCCTTCTAGTCTGATTTTAGTACGTAAATTAGCTGTTAAGATGATTTCTTaaaataaaaacttatttgagtTTATTCATTGCTGTGTTTCACTGTGGCACACGAAAGGCGATTCTTTCATAATAAGTTTAAGTGTCCGCTAACACGCTAGTAATATTGTATTAAAATATTTCTTGAATGGTCTGACTCTGTCCGAGTTTACAGGTTATAGTCTAGCTCATACCGGATGTAGGGATTCTGAGGATCGTTTGAAATGCGAGGATAGCCCACGATAAGTGCATCCTGTGCTCCGATATAGAGCGAATTGTAGATCTTCCAGTAGACATCTCTTACCTTGCGAGCCGGATGGAACAAGCCTTGTAAGGTGTACTGCAGAATTTTGATCGGTCCCAATGCCACCCGCAAACCTTCGACAGCATCCATGAAGGCTTGTACCAAATGGGGTGAAGTTTCAAAGATGTTCGGCCAAACGTAGTTCAACAGATGGATCAGTGCATCCTCACAGCCAAAACCGTACACCCCCAGGGCCATATGTTTGATGGCAGCACAAGCTGTTTGTCTGTGCACCAAGTCTCGATCCATAAGGGCATCCTCCAGCAGTGGACAAATGGCATAGATGTAATCTTTGCCCATTTCTCCGATGTACTCAAACAGAAATGATAGTGACTTCAGGACACCGTTTTGTACGTTCAGCTCCGGTACACGATACTCGTTCATAAGGGCAGGTAAAACGGTGAAAGGTCTGCATGTTTCTGCCACAATGGCAATGGCGACTGTTGTACACACACGATTTTGTCGCTCCTGAACCTTGAGATTGTTCAATAGTGTTGCCAGCACATCATGTGGACCAATAGCTTTAGCAATATAACCGAATGTGTTGACCGTTGCTCGTCGGATCGCCTTTTTGTGAGCTTTCAACAATTCCAGCAGCTCGAAACAAATTCGCATCCATTCGCGAGCGGAAACGTACTCCGGTCCACGATCGGCAATACGACCAACGAGGTCGATACAATTTTCCTGGACCTTTTCGTGACGATTTTTAAGAATGGGTGTTAATCGCGGCAGCAGATCTTTGATCGGCGGAGTCATCTTAGTCATACCGATTACGTTGACGATAGCTTTAAGCGCGCCCAATATCGAACCAAGCACCTCGGGGTATTCCTCTCCCAGATATTCATACAAAACCACACCCAAATGGCCCATCAACTTTTCCTCCTGGCAGGTCTTCATAACCACGGCAATGCGGGAGATCAAATCGGCAGCCTAAAACAAAGAGAAGCGTgttaataaaaaaagcattttaaatgaAAGCGAACGGTTCACTCACCTGCTGGCGAACTTTAGCGGACTTGTTGTTCAATCGCCACAGAATGGTACCGCAAATCTGCGGCAAATATGGTTTCACACGCTTACTCAGCTGATTGACAATCGTACCGAAACCATTCAACATAACCACATCCTCGGTCGTCTGCTCCTGGAACGCATACAAGATACCATCGATCAACTGTTCCTCCAATCGGGAATCGATATCCGCCGCCCCGAGATTGCCCATAATCTTCTCGATGGTTTCCATCACCATTTTACGGTATTGCTCATTTTCGTCCTTCAGATCGTCCACCACTCGGTTGATGATTTCCGAAGCGCCCACTTTATTGGCGATCTCGACCGTCGTATCCACCAGCTGCCGATAGTTACGCCGATCCAACGCCATCCGATGGTTCCAGAAATGTTTGAAAAAGTGTGGCAAAATTTCCTCCTTGATATACTGCGCTTCCACGCCGTCGGTTGCGCAACACTGCTTAACGACTTTCAagacaatttttttcatttcctcgTCCGGCGACTGGAACTCTCGGATCAAAATCAACATCACTTCTCGCGTATAGTAATTGGCGTATTCGGCGTCCATAAGCGGAATCAGATAACCAATGGCCTTCAAGAAAGCGGCCAAACCTTTACCGCGATGCGTTCGAATACCCTTCCACAGAGGCTTCAGAACAGAATCAAACGATTCGATACCGTACGGAGTGGCAGCTTCGGCAAGCGCAGCCAAAGCTAACGCAGTAATAGTTCGCACCTTCTGCTGTTCGTCGACCAAGCCGTGTTCAATAATTTCCACCAGTGATTTCAGATGTGGCAAAATGGCACAACCCATCAGGATAGCGATTTGCTGTACGATCTTGATGCCGGTGTGACGAGCTTGCCAGGACTTCTTACTTTTGCATACGGCTTTCAAGAAAGGTAGCAGCGAGGGAATACCGAGCGCAGAGGCGACCACAGCAAACGCACGAGCCGTAGTGTTTCGCACGTATTCGTCAATATTGTCGATATCAGGACGCATAGTCGAGATCATAGTAGCTAAACCGGCTGCCTTGGCTAAATTGGAAATAATTTCACGACCTTCGACGCGAGCATAGTAATCTTCATCGATAAGCAGTGGTTCAATGACGACCAAAATTTTGTGAACATAAGGACGAACCAGATCGTCCAACTTGTACAGAATGCGATCGATAACTTTCACCAACAAATGACGCTCCTGATCTTCGAGCGTAGGACTCATGAGCAGCGGAAGGATTTGATTGAACAAAGGTCCGGCTCCGAATTCTCTGGCTTTATCGGTAATCTGCCGCAGAGCGGCCTTTCTCATCGGCGGTGTGCCGTTTTTGATTTTCAGCAGGAGCTTCATGATTTTACGTTCCTTCTGCTCTTCCGGGCTGAGTGCATCTTCATCCACATCGACCAGCAATTTGTCGAAGTACTGTGCATCTTCCGGTTTCATAAATGGAAGATTACCTTTCGGTTGGTTGTCGATGAATTTAGCGCTTTTATCTTCGGCTTGGATGAAGAATCCGGCCGGGGTGCCCGCCATCGGTGTAGGGGTTGCAGTTAGCTTTCGACCGGGTGTGCGAATCGGAATGTAGCCCGCCGGTGGCGGAAGAATTTTATAGCCAGGGGGAAACATCGCATCCAATTCTTCGTCGCTGAATGGGCGATTTCTTTCGTCAATTTCTTTTTCCCAGCGATAAGCTTGCAGCTGTTCCGGTGTCATTGAAGCAAGATGACCCGGTGTTGGGGTTGCCATAGTCATCGCTTTGGGACCGATAGGAGTCGTTCCGCCTGGAGTGAGCAATGGAGTAGCATGTCCCGGTGTGGCATGTGGCGTAGGGGTCATCGCTATCGAGGGTGTCATCGCCGACGGAGTCGCATTCGATGGTGTCTCATCCCATCGGGACCGTCGCTTGGAGGCGGGCGTCGTGCTTTCCATAACGCTATCGGTAGGACCACGATCAGCACGCGGTGTTTCCGCCCACGAGTGACCAGGCGTCTCACGTTCCGTTTTCGGCGTCTCATCCCAACGGTTGCGTCGGGTGGACTTTTCCGCGGGCGTTTCTCGACCCGGGGTTGCACCAGAGTGCGCCGGAGTTGCGTCCCATATTCGAACGCTAGGCGTTGCGCCCGGCGTTTCGCTACCCTTGTGCCCGGGTGTTTCGTCCCATCGGTGATCGGCAGGGGTTTTCTAGAAGTAAACCAAAAAACTTAATAAAAGTTGCTTTAAAAGACGCTTTAAGACATTCTACATACCTCAGCGTCGCCCCAGGTGGGGGTAGCCGGAACGGCCAGCTTTTTTGGCGGTACAAACGATTCCTCCACAGTTTGATCCCATCGTCCACGCTTTTTTGGTTCGGCCACAGGCATCTTGCTTGTTGCATCCCCATTACTGGTGCTGTTACTACTGCTCACCTTCAGAGTGCCATCCTTTGCCTTTTCCTGGATTTTTTTACGCAACTGAAAAGAAAACCGAAATTTTAAACGCATGTCCTGTTAGTTAAAACTTGTCGGCTGCTTACCTCAACTTCCTCTCCTTTAAGCATTTGTTCGCGCATAATCTCCGTATAGGAACGGGAGCCAATGTCCGGAGTTTTACCGCCTGGAAGACATCCAAACAAGCAGAGAACGGGAGATCTTTGATTAGCAATTGCGGAAACCATTTCGGTTCTAAGTTTTATGTTCAATGTGAACTAGACTGTTCGagacttaacttgaaattaaataaccGTTTGACTAGTTGATTCGAATAAGAAAAATCTAAAAAGCAACAAAATCGatggtttaatttcaaattacgCCTCGGATGTGATACGTACGTGCTCCAGCCAGATCCTCTGTGCCCGGAACATTTTTTCTGCTCTGTCACAAACTAAAATTTGTCTAATACTTTGAAACTAGTGCTTAATTAAGATTACGAGACGATGCAGAAAAATGTCCGCGGCATGGCTTTTATTTGGTATTTTGAGTATTTGAGAGGGGTTCCTAAAAAAATCTCTGTGATTAatagttttctgttttctggttAATAAACACACTCATTCGCCATTCGCTCAACCTTATTGGCCCTTATTCATCATTTGCTCACCTGTCTGGTTTGGCAACGAGCATAAAATTTCTTAGTAACAACATTGCGCCAAACTAAACAAGCGAACCTGAAACCGGGCTAATATTAACCTGATAAACTGAGAGCCTTCCTCATCAGCGGTCTCATACTGACACGGATGATGTCCGCAACCTGCGTGGTAAGTGGTTTACGTTAATAAAGAGATCGCACAATACTGGGGTTTTGTGTTTTATAGTCAGAGCTGGCGCAACAGAAGAGACATGAGCGGTTTATGTTCAATAGGGATTTCTCCTAAATTTGCGCTATCTTCAGAACCTCATTGTCATCATACAGTCATTCAATGAATCTATTACGATTCACTCTTCCACTCAAAAGCTTTCTCACTCCAAAAAactaattgattttttttggtaacACAGAAGCTCAGGCATGTAATGTTTCTACCTGCGGTCGAACCTCTGGGCCACCCCTAATGCTTTGAAACCACTACAAATCAAACTAATTCATGTAAAACGACAAAGTTTTTAGTGATTTAACAATGATTTCAATTTTGTTGGTGACATATTCAAATAAGACATTTGGTTAGAGtagtttttgttttcatataGCTCATTTGTAATGGTTTCTTGCAACaagtgaaacaaaacaaacttacAATTACTTATGTCTAGCAAGTAACttcaaaaattatttcaaaacttACCATCAGCGAAAGGATCAATACGTTCCGGAGAAATAACCAGTCGGCGTCGTTTCTGTCTGTATTCATCCTCTTTTTCTCCGACCGTAGGCCGGCGCCTATCTGCGAAAGGATCATAATCTTTGTCCGGCTGCGTTCAAATATACAAAAGAAAGCAATAATACAATCATAAAACCAcgccaaattacacaaaatCACTTCATTTCAATACCTGAGCAACATCGTTCAGCAAGGCCGCCGGAGCCGTATAGCCGGGTGGCCTATCTCGGCCGCCACCTCGTCCCATCGGGATGCCGTCGTCCTCATCGTCATCGACATCGTCGTTCGGGGCAATCGATGTAACATAGCCTTCGTATTTGCTTTTACCACCGCCGCCGTCGTACAGCTCACGATCGAAGTATCCGCTCTCGAGCAAGCCAACACCCTTGTCTTTGGCCGCTTCTGCGCTGATTTCTTTCTTCTTCGTTTGAATATCACGGATTTGGGCCTCAATATCTGCGGAAAAGCAAATCAGATGTGTTAATttttaataaacaaaaaacCGGGCTGTGTTCCTGTGTTGTGGAATGGGATAGGAGCTGAAAAGCAATATGGCTGCTCCTGTAACATCATTGTTGGAAATTTTTTAAACGTTTCAAAACGGATCAATATTTGCGGCCCACTCCATTTCTTTGCATTCTATGGTTAACAAGAACTTTAATCAAATGGCACGTATAATTTACATGCAGGAAACAAAAGCTCGTATTAAAATATAACACTTTTAATTACCTTCGTGGGTCCGTGGTATATtctccatttttttattttccaccTTTCGCGTTTGACAGCTAATCTAATCATTCAATGACATCTAAACCTGTCTACTGTATAAAGAtatatataccgtggacccccgttcgtttgaccatttttaatctgaacactttttaatttaaacATCGCATTCGGGTTTTGCTTTTAACCGGAGCGGGTCGTTTTTGATACGAAGGCGTATAATTCTGCTTATTTTCCGCATTTTTCGAGTGATTTGTGGGGAGTTATCGTTTTTAAATTTTCCCCTAGGTGGACACCAACATTTAGGGAAGTGAAAAATTTTGGTCTTGTTGGCTGTGCGGCGGTGGCCAGCAAAGAACCTGTACTCAGCGGTTTTCTAGTGGTCGGTGTCGCGTTGCAAATGTTGCAAAGGTTGCTGCAAATATTTCTTTCGTAGTTGTAgaatatcatcatcatcgcctCGTGGCAGTAAGCAGCCCACGTTCGGCCGCCATTTTGTTCGGGGAGTTCTTTCAATTGGAAAATGAAGAGGGTGACACGGTCGCAATTACCGTTAAATAAAAAAGCTAATGCGCTACAGACGGCGCAGAAGCAAAATCCTTTGACGCAAGGTACCTCTAGTACAGCACCTCTCTCGAGGGTGGCCAGCCAGGAAGTGGTGTTGTCGGAGGTGGCGTACCTGGAACCGCTAGACTTTGAAAAAGCAACGCCAGCACATCCGCTGGTAGTCGGAAAAATCCGTTTTGAAGTGGGCATTAAAAATGTCAAGGAAATTAGGAAACTGGGCAGGTGTCGATACAAACTCGATCTGGAAAGGAAGGAGGATTTGGCAGTTTTGCAGAAAGTCGGTCTGGAAGAACGAAATCTGAGAGTATTCCTACCAGCGTGGTACAAGGAGACGATTTGTTTCGTTCCAGGGGTCCCACTGGACTTCGGAGACGAGGAATTGCTAGCAAATACAGTCTCGGAGCACCCAATTCGATCCATCGAGAGGATAAAGAAGAGAAATACGCAGGGGGACCTGGTAAATACTACCAACTTAAAAGTAACAGTGAAGGGAAAAGAGGTTCCGAGGAGCTTTCGAATTTTCGGGTGTTTTTTCCGGACGGAATTGTACATCTTCCCAGTAAAGCAGCGCACTTCCTGTTGGAAGCTTGGATACAAAAAGTCATCCAGCAGAGGAAAGCCCAAATGCGAAAAATACGGAGAGGAGCACATCGCCCAACAAGAATGTCCTGCGGAGCCGCGATGCGTAAActgtaaaggcccagacacaatgcatacggattttactacgttgcggaaatttgacagaaaacccatggtaaaagtgtcaaattgccgcaacgtagtaaaatccgtatgcattgtgtctggatcTTAAGAGATCGCACCCGGTAACAGACCGAAACTGCCCAGAAAGGAagaaaagacaaattaacatACGCGGAAaccaaacaaaatatttttgaaatggaAAATCCTTTTGGTCTACTCGAAGAAGACAATGGGGACCCAGAAGCATGTTCGAGTGCTTGGCCAGAAGCAACAAATGCTGGAGCAGGCAGGAAGAAAATATATAAATCGACTGGAAACGGCGAAGCCAAAAAACCAGATACGAAATGCAGCAAATGTAAGGCCAAATGTTCCGCTTCGGCTATATTAGCCAATCCTCACAAAGTAATGGACTTCGAAAGATTCATCACGCAGCTCAGAGATGAAATACGCAGCTATATCCACAACAAAGCATGGCTGCTGCCACTAAAAGAGCTCCGAGATAAGCTGAATgcgaactttttttttgttaataggagactactgttttacctgactcactgcgaatatgcgtattattgaaataaaacgtaaccatacgctttattcgtttataaagCATATGcatttaatatcgataacaaacgattttttgtaagttgtgcttttgttattgcatttaatttgtaaaaagttgcataaataacaattcagtttcacaataaaattattgcgtactactggcacatgaaatataacgtttaagtacgttatttttagtgatcaaaattaacgatattttcgatacaagggcgatatttttcgaaacctttcgaaccaacacgatcccgcgaatacaacgcatttcgcagtgagtcaggtaacacagtagaccactgcgaccagcatttagatctattgtggtatgctccATCCTTAATCTATGTGTACTGCCTGACATACCACCAGTAATCCGAGCAGTTGTCAGTACTCAGTATGCACAGTTGTCCCAATTAGGCACAGCACTTCTTATGAAGTTGATAACCTTGTTGGGACTTTCAGTCCAAATATTCAGAGGCTCCAATGTTCCTTTACCGAGGACTCTTAATCTGCGTTGTATTAATGCGAACTTACAAATGCAGAGAACAGAAATCGAAACGGACCAACTGCTAATTGAAATAGCTTCCGACCTTAATAACAcaaccgcccagctagcttcgaggtacgatggtggtctaacaagccagtcgtcgtatgttcgaatctcggctaggcggtgcttgctagagttagtaggattgttgcactggcctcgtaattttcctgtactctaacagccggctgcgaagtctgtcgataaagaagggtaatgtctaaagacggtataaatccaTTGCTTTGCCTTAATAACATTCTGGACAAAGATGCAGAAAGAACTGAAAGCAGAATAGACGAACAAGCTCACAATGgagaa contains these protein-coding regions:
- the LOC128732970 gene encoding splicing factor 3B subunit 1 isoform X1, with the translated sequence MENIPRTHEDIEAQIRDIQTKKKEISAEAAKDKGVGLLESGYFDRELYDGGGGKSKYEGYVTSIAPNDDVDDDEDDGIPMGRGGGRDRPPGYTAPAALLNDVAQPDKDYDPFADRRRPTVGEKEDEYRQKRRRLVISPERIDPFADGGKTPDIGSRSYTEIMREQMLKGEEVELRKKIQEKAKDGTLKVSSSNSTSNGDATSKMPVAEPKKRGRWDQTVEESFVPPKKLAVPATPTWGDAEKTPADHRWDETPGHKGSETPGATPSVRIWDATPAHSGATPGRETPAEKSTRRNRWDETPKTERETPGHSWAETPRADRGPTDSVMESTTPASKRRSRWDETPSNATPSAMTPSIAMTPTPHATPGHATPLLTPGGTTPIGPKAMTMATPTPGHLASMTPEQLQAYRWEKEIDERNRPFSDEELDAMFPPGYKILPPPAGYIPIRTPGRKLTATPTPMAGTPAGFFIQAEDKSAKFIDNQPKGNLPFMKPEDAQYFDKLLVDVDEDALSPEEQKERKIMKLLLKIKNGTPPMRKAALRQITDKAREFGAGPLFNQILPLLMSPTLEDQERHLLVKVIDRILYKLDDLVRPYVHKILVVIEPLLIDEDYYARVEGREIISNLAKAAGLATMISTMRPDIDNIDEYVRNTTARAFAVVASALGIPSLLPFLKAVCKSKKSWQARHTGIKIVQQIAILMGCAILPHLKSLVEIIEHGLVDEQQKVRTITALALAALAEAATPYGIESFDSVLKPLWKGIRTHRGKGLAAFLKAIGYLIPLMDAEYANYYTREVMLILIREFQSPDEEMKKIVLKVVKQCCATDGVEAQYIKEEILPHFFKHFWNHRMALDRRNYRQLVDTTVEIANKVGASEIINRVVDDLKDENEQYRKMVMETIEKIMGNLGAADIDSRLEEQLIDGILYAFQEQTTEDVVMLNGFGTIVNQLSKRVKPYLPQICGTILWRLNNKSAKVRQQAADLISRIAVVMKTCQEEKLMGHLGVVLYEYLGEEYPEVLGSILGALKAIVNVIGMTKMTPPIKDLLPRLTPILKNRHEKVQENCIDLVGRIADRGPEYVSAREWMRICFELLELLKAHKKAIRRATVNTFGYIAKAIGPHDVLATLLNNLKVQERQNRVCTTVAIAIVAETCRPFTVLPALMNEYRVPELNVQNGVLKSLSFLFEYIGEMGKDYIYAICPLLEDALMDRDLVHRQTACAAIKHMALGVYGFGCEDALIHLLNYVWPNIFETSPHLVQAFMDAVEGLRVALGPIKILQYTLQGLFHPARKVRDVYWKIYNSLYIGAQDALIVGYPRISNDPQNPYIRYELDYNL
- the LOC128732970 gene encoding splicing factor 3B subunit 1 isoform X2, translated to MREQMLKGEEVELRKKIQEKAKDGTLKVSSSNSTSNGDATSKMPVAEPKKRGRWDQTVEESFVPPKKLAVPATPTWGDAEKTPADHRWDETPGHKGSETPGATPSVRIWDATPAHSGATPGRETPAEKSTRRNRWDETPKTERETPGHSWAETPRADRGPTDSVMESTTPASKRRSRWDETPSNATPSAMTPSIAMTPTPHATPGHATPLLTPGGTTPIGPKAMTMATPTPGHLASMTPEQLQAYRWEKEIDERNRPFSDEELDAMFPPGYKILPPPAGYIPIRTPGRKLTATPTPMAGTPAGFFIQAEDKSAKFIDNQPKGNLPFMKPEDAQYFDKLLVDVDEDALSPEEQKERKIMKLLLKIKNGTPPMRKAALRQITDKAREFGAGPLFNQILPLLMSPTLEDQERHLLVKVIDRILYKLDDLVRPYVHKILVVIEPLLIDEDYYARVEGREIISNLAKAAGLATMISTMRPDIDNIDEYVRNTTARAFAVVASALGIPSLLPFLKAVCKSKKSWQARHTGIKIVQQIAILMGCAILPHLKSLVEIIEHGLVDEQQKVRTITALALAALAEAATPYGIESFDSVLKPLWKGIRTHRGKGLAAFLKAIGYLIPLMDAEYANYYTREVMLILIREFQSPDEEMKKIVLKVVKQCCATDGVEAQYIKEEILPHFFKHFWNHRMALDRRNYRQLVDTTVEIANKVGASEIINRVVDDLKDENEQYRKMVMETIEKIMGNLGAADIDSRLEEQLIDGILYAFQEQTTEDVVMLNGFGTIVNQLSKRVKPYLPQICGTILWRLNNKSAKVRQQAADLISRIAVVMKTCQEEKLMGHLGVVLYEYLGEEYPEVLGSILGALKAIVNVIGMTKMTPPIKDLLPRLTPILKNRHEKVQENCIDLVGRIADRGPEYVSAREWMRICFELLELLKAHKKAIRRATVNTFGYIAKAIGPHDVLATLLNNLKVQERQNRVCTTVAIAIVAETCRPFTVLPALMNEYRVPELNVQNGVLKSLSFLFEYIGEMGKDYIYAICPLLEDALMDRDLVHRQTACAAIKHMALGVYGFGCEDALIHLLNYVWPNIFETSPHLVQAFMDAVEGLRVALGPIKILQYTLQGLFHPARKVRDVYWKIYNSLYIGAQDALIVGYPRISNDPQNPYIRYELDYNL